CTGTATTTATCCCAGCCATGCTGTTTGTCTCCTTCACTCTGGCATAAGGACCAAGCCTCTCTTCACATGGCAACACAATTTAAGGCTGTCAGTCATCTGTACAAAAGTATAATGCACTGAGATGATGGTTGGAATTACTGTTAAGAATTCCAAAAAGAAAGATAATTGTTACTTGGACTTCTTGAGTGGAGTTGGTGCAGCCATTGTTGACAGGGATACTTTTTAAACAGATTACATGGTTAATATTGAAGAAAGGGGGAAACTCAAAGGGCTTCTGTAGCTTCCTTTTGGACTtcaattttggaaatattttcttaactttagGTCTGTGGTAAGCCCTGCTAAGGTACATTCACGTATGATACTTTCAGATCACTTTGCAACTTCTGACAAAGAACTTTACATGTTCTCTTATTTTGCAGTGACTATATCTTGAAGACTGATTGCCTTGTTTCTGTTGGTGGAGTCAGATGTGCAACAAGCAGGCAAGGCACTAGTGGTGTCACTCAAGAAGAAATAGTAGTGTCCTGACTGTAGGTGGCACTGCAGACAGATGCTGAAGAATTGAAAGGTTGGTCACTGGTATCACTGATGGTTGACGTCCCAGCTCCTGGATGGTACAATGATAGGTCACTGTATGTAATTATCTTTCAGCTTTGCATGACTCCACGGATTATGGCAGTTCCCCTTCAACTATTACTACCTCTGTATCATTGGTCATTGTATTCACCACTCACTGCTAGCAGTCTCTACTAACAAGATAGCTCTGGGTGGTAATTCACAAACAGAATCCCCAGTTTCAATTATTCAAGAGACATCAACCACAATTTGGGTTAATTACCTGGGTTAGCAATAGTCTGGGAGTTTTATAGAGATCACCCCATTTGGTCTGAGGACCACCAACCTGTAAGTTGCTTTACAGAGTTTCAATTATGcattgttttaatatactgaGGTCTAAATTCAGAAGTAAccagaaattaaattttagttcTCATCCAATAATTTACCAATTTTAACCCTACATCAGTGTAGTATCAGTTCACTGAACCAACCCCATATCTGTggtaatactaaaaatatttatttttgaacttagtcattttTGAGTCAGTCtgggtaaaatattttcatgctaagaattaaaaatcatttattgtAGTTTTCATACTTTGTTTGTCTCACTATAAAACCTCCTAAGTCAAAGGCAAAGgttgttttttgtgaatttttggtgaaacattatattCTTATCTTCTCTACCCTACAACTATAAATTTACAATGAAATGAgaagttgaaaaatatgaaaaagtgaACAGTAGTTTTTCTTTATCCTCTGAATGGACCATTTTGCTGAAATAATAGTCTTATCTTCACAATTACAAATGTTAGCCTtttcatgtgtgttttgtttataacctTATGGTTTTATTGCTGTATTTCTACCCACAGGAGAAGCAATAAAACCATAGCagtaaatgattaaaaatataataaaacccCAAGCAAGGGTGCATGACACACATTATCTTTTCAAGTACCAAGTTACTTCTTCAAATAACATTTCATGAATCTTTCAAATAAGtatttgaaagaagaaaaaaaaagcagacTCTAGAACAGACTGTCTGAAACTGCTATAATATGACTGGCTTTTAATTAAACTATAAATAGGTTAAAAAAAACCATTAGTTGCTCAAGGTGAACAACAAACAATCACCCACAACCCATACAACAAAACTGACAACACTTGCTCACcaaagagaaataaatgtaataatattctaCTAGCCAGAAAATTACACTTGTTATAAGCATGCCCATCAAATAAGCAGACATAACAGAGATAAAGTAATTCAAAGCTATGGTACGAGAAACTTCCTTGGTGGATGTCAGTAGTACATTTATATCTCAAAAATTCTATAAAGCAGGTGCCTCATAGTTTATATTCTGACTAGTCAATAAAGGCTATCACTCTGGAACCCATAAAAAGGAATAAAGAAATTCTAAAATGGGGAATTCAATGAAGAGATGCATCACATAACACAGTGaagatttattttagtatttcttttcaaaattaagaattaaacttcaaataaaaattctgaattataaactatgttttaatgtcaagtttgtttacacatactggtaattaagttctttaattaaaatttgaatgtaacacTGTAAAAGATCACAAAATGCACACTTTGACTGGGCTAAGATCATAGAGTAAGTAAATTGACTGAATTATCAAATAATACTCCTTTTAGGAATTATACAAATGTAACTGACCAATCAATAAACAGGTAGATGCATTTTTATTACAAAGTAGTAGTttcaacttttacattttttttgatGTAATCACTGAACTGTCCAACACATCATTTGATGTTCCTCATTATCCTTCGAGTGTGCTGTGACTTTACTTCCATTAAAGCTTCCTCTAAGGTTTCTGTGAGGTGAACTAAGTTGCATGGATCAGTCTGTAGAACCACTGGTTGCTTCTTTCCATCTTTACAGAGGTCTAACTTAAGCATGATCATTGGAGTCACTTGCTGACGCAGACAGCGACTTGCAATCTGTACATCAAATCTCCATTCAAGACTACTGTACTGCAGAAGATTCATGTTCAGGCTGCTGAGAGCTGAGCGCAACTCTACAGTATGATCAACATACCACCGTACTATCTCCTGTTTCATCTCCTCTTGTAAATCTAGAATTGACAAAGAGTCCTGCAGCTCCATTTCACTGAGGTTAAGCTTACAGGCCTCTGAAAGTACACGCATAAGGCCCTCCACTGCATGTTTCACTGTTTCTAAGTTTGATCCTAACTTCTGTGCTACATTCTGATATATCTTTGGGTTAGACCCATTTTGAAGAAACTCTAGTGATATCCTGCACAATTCTTTTACCACCTGTGGCTCTATGGTTGTGAAGAAGTTCAGGTGGTGTTTGTGCTCTTCATCAAGAATAAGGAACATTGCTGAAGTCTGAAAAGTTCCACAAAATAGTCAAGCTACAATATTCACAAAAGATAAAACTACCTTGATATTTGCTGGGGTAAATATTCTAATTCTAAAAGACTTTCAGCATAAAAAACCATAGTAATTGTTACATAAAGGGTAGGCTACAACTTCTTAATTCATTGtaactatacatttattttttgttttttaataaaacaagtgttatcaaataaatgtaataacttccagtttcttcattttttacaataaaaaaaattcacgAACGTGAAATATATACTACTAATTACAATACTGTTTCAATAAGAAAATACAACATTAGCAGAGAAAATTTATCTACGTAAAATTAtgctaataaaacaatatataacaaaaagAAGCTTAGGCCATTATGGAGCATGCTGACAGTTTGGTTGTTGGAACCAAGGAACATTACCTTTTTGTACAGCATAATATTACAAACTGTGAATGAGAAAGTATGTTTAGGAAAGTCAAAAACATTAGGGACATACATGAGGTCCTTTTGAAAGTGATCCCTTTGGTCAGACGTGATAATGAATTACTCAGCGAGAACAAagacttaaattaaaaaaaaaaagattaagatACACTCAGAGCAATGGGTATGTTAGTTGACCATGGCCAGTTTTCAGGATTAGAATGCAATTATATGCTAGAGATGGGCTCCACAAAACAAATTGATTAGTAGGAGGTTTGGAAAAGCCATAAGgatatttattaaatagtttaaacTAGTGTCTGGTAAGGGAATGAACAAAGTGACTGGTTAACTATAGTTAATTTTTAAGGATCAGTCCATCAGATATAAAGGTAAGCACAGCACTTTCATGAACAAAATGGATGCATTCGGGGCTACAGCTAAAATGGAAAACTATAATATAACCACATAACAGgaattacttaaatttaattaGATTTAGAGAACACTGATAAGaggaattattttgaaattccaggcaataaattattaaattgtgACAAGCTTTCTAAAAGATGGGCTAGTTGTTTTTATAAGGGATGAAATGCAACCTGTTAGATTTGAAAACAGAATAGTAGTCAAAAGGATGAATCCATACAAGATGGTTCAAAAggtacaacatttttatttggtAATTCTTATAAACCACCTGATCATACAAATGATGTAAATGAGAAATTGTAAAACAAGGTCACGTTGGTTATTAATAAAGATTACTCATGTAATAATCATGCAAAATTAATTTCAGACTCAGATTATAATTCAATCAAGTCAAATCCTGAGGTAGAGATTTGTTTAAGTAATTTAGAATAGTTTTCTATAACAAATGATCAGAGATCCAACAAAAAAGGATGTCATTTCAGACTTATTGTTAACCACTAACAATGAAATGGCTACCAGAGTTCAAGTGGAAAAGTGTTTGATCATCTCATAATTAGGTTTGATGCATGTTGgtataaaaagaaaagttttagtTGTTAATTTTCAGAAAGCCAACTTGGTCATGAGACAAGCCTCATGATCAGTATATAGGAATAACGAGTTAAAATGTAACATGAAACAGGACTGGGAAACATTTAGAAAATAACTGCTTTTAATTCAAGATAGAAATGTTCCTAAAATGAGGAAAGAATAACTGGAAAAATCAAAAGTAATTGGCTTATGAAAGACAAGGAAGAAAATCAGCGGATGGAAGGCTCACAGCAAATATAGggatttcaaataaaaaaagagcTTATGATAAACAGCTGGTTTATAACATCAAAACTAATAAAGTatgttaaagaaagtaaaatgttcaaaactggaaaaaaaaaaaagagaaaaaaatttttCTTGAAGATTATGAAATAACTTATCTTTTACTTGCTATCTTCTAGTTTTACAACAGAAAGCATTAGCATTATTGTTGGCACTGCTAAATACTGAAATTGGCCTAAATCATGTAGATTAGAATTGTTTAGTGGAATTTAAAGTGATTAAAAGTACATAAATCACTAGAATAAGACAGTTTTCTCCAAGGTTTTATAGGTTaaagatacatatttttttcccCCCATTTTCCATTAGAATGGTCAATTGCCTGAAGATTAAACAGTTGTTAATCTTACTCATATTTTTAACAGGAACGAGAGGGTTGCCTTCATGATTATATATGTCAGTTAGTCTTACTTCTGAAGTAGTAAAATTTCAGCTTGatgaaagattttaaaaaatcatttagtCTTTCAAGGCTATTCTTGCACATACATCCgagaaaaataaaaacctaaacccaccctttatttttcaggaaaataatcaattttctCTTTAACCTTTTACAGTGTTTGCCTCTGCAACTGCTGGTGGCAAGTCATTCACTTAGTTAACCACcctgttattaaaacaaaataaaatagtcttAGCTGAAGCCTAGCCTGTCTTTTTCAAATCTTGAAGTTGTGGTCTATTGTCCTGGTTTCTTGAAAATGCATCGCATTTTCTTGCAAACATCAACAGAATCACATCTTACTCATGGACAACTATGTTAAGAGATCTTAATGTATTCCTATATGAATGACTGGGATCATCCTATTAGTCCTTCTTTAAAACTCCACAAAAGCAGTCAACactctttataatttaaaaaaagagagGACAAAACCGTACACAGCATTCTAGGCAGGGCCTAACTAGTGATTTGTACTTTGACTTACTATcagtatgtttataaatttctGTTAGCTTTATTGCTAGAAATAGAGTACTAACTTGATATCTTGAATTATAAATCAACATACAAAGATCCCTTTCTTAGTCACTGTTCAGAGGAACCcatctatattaaaaatgtgtgATCCAAATTGTGATATATGCATCACCTTGCACTTACTATAAAGgacaactgaaaaatatttatcctGCTTATAAACTAATACAAGTCATACCATAATTACATCCTCAATGAGACTATAATATACATACTCAACAATTTAATGTCAtcataaaactttacaaatctACTAATTATGGTCATATATGGATAATCACAAGAGatacattaaaaaaaagcaaaatctcAAACAATGACTCCTGAACTACTCCATGAACAGAAACTGCCCACTTCATTAGTAACAAACTTTTTCTCTCTCCAATTCAACACCCCAAAATCCAGCTGTCTTTCAACagctataatattattatataatacctTTAAAAAAGGTGTAATTTCACCAAGTTTATAAACCTTTCTTCGTCTAGGTAACAAGTAACATTCTAGAATAGATCTGACAGGTCAGTAAAACAAGAATTCTCCTTTAGTGAATTCTTGTTAGTTCTTGTTAATAACGGTTTCATTAAACAATCTTGGGAAGTATTTTGATAAGACTCCCCAGAGTTTGACCCACTCCCTAAATTACACTAAATCACTCATTATTTCC
This genomic window from Tachypleus tridentatus isolate NWPU-2018 chromosome 10, ASM421037v1, whole genome shotgun sequence contains:
- the LOC143230995 gene encoding COMM domain-containing protein 2 isoform X3 gives rise to the protein MIQLFFDGLNAYFDTVTSAMFLILDEEHKHHLNFFTTIEPQVVKELCRISLEFLQNGSNPKIYQNVAQKLGSNLETVKHAVEGLMRVLSEACKLNLSEMELQDSLSILDLQEEMKQEIVRWYVDHTVELRSALSSLNMNLLQYSSLEWRFDVQIASRCLRQQVTPMIMLKLDLCKDGKKQPVVLQTDPCNLVHLTETLEEALMEVKSQHTRRIMRNIK
- the LOC143230995 gene encoding COMM domain-containing protein 2 isoform X1; translation: MLKFLIVCDDRGNLCFSHYFIFPSKDICMRKTLEVEITRKILARKENKCSFVEVQGLVIVYRWYLPLVFIVGADKTENELAVYEMIQLFFDGLNAYFDTVTSAMFLILDEEHKHHLNFFTTIEPQVVKELCRISLEFLQNGSNPKIYQNVAQKLGSNLETVKHAVEGLMRVLSEACKLNLSEMELQDSLSILDLQEEMKQEIVRWYVDHTVELRSALSSLNMNLLQYSSLEWRFDVQIASRCLRQQVTPMIMLKLDLCKDGKKQPVVLQTDPCNLVHLTETLEEALMEVKSQHTRRIMRNIK
- the LOC143230995 gene encoding COMM domain-containing protein 2 isoform X2 — encoded protein: MLKFLIVCDDRGNLCFSHYFIFPSKDICMRKTLEVEITRKILARKENKCSFVEVQGLVIVYRWYLPLVFIVGADKTENELAVYEMIQLFFDGLNAYFDTTSAMFLILDEEHKHHLNFFTTIEPQVVKELCRISLEFLQNGSNPKIYQNVAQKLGSNLETVKHAVEGLMRVLSEACKLNLSEMELQDSLSILDLQEEMKQEIVRWYVDHTVELRSALSSLNMNLLQYSSLEWRFDVQIASRCLRQQVTPMIMLKLDLCKDGKKQPVVLQTDPCNLVHLTETLEEALMEVKSQHTRRIMRNIK